In Aquimarina spinulae, a single window of DNA contains:
- a CDS encoding type III pantothenate kinase, whose product MNLIIDVGNTYTKIGVFEESKIVYKKRIEQYHFKEAIQNIKEEYPLITNAIISSVSTIEENHITYVKRLYNTLMLDHQVEMPFKNLYKTPTTLGIDRSALVAAAVDQFPNKDVLVIDAGTCITYDFKNKKEEYLGGAIGPGVRLRYESLHNYTAKLPLLQVTDPKNYIGNSTEEAIHSGVVFGILHEIDGVIEEYCNIYTDLTVILTGGDAHFLSKRLKNSIFATSNFLLEGLNRILAFNNSK is encoded by the coding sequence ATGAATCTCATTATTGATGTAGGGAATACATATACCAAAATAGGAGTTTTTGAAGAATCAAAAATTGTCTATAAAAAAAGGATTGAACAATATCATTTTAAAGAGGCAATTCAAAATATCAAAGAAGAATACCCTTTGATCACCAATGCCATAATTTCTTCGGTATCTACTATAGAAGAGAATCATATAACATATGTTAAGCGTTTGTATAATACACTTATGTTAGATCACCAGGTAGAAATGCCATTCAAAAACCTGTATAAGACCCCAACTACACTAGGAATAGATCGATCAGCTTTGGTAGCAGCAGCAGTAGATCAGTTTCCTAATAAGGATGTGTTGGTAATCGATGCAGGAACTTGTATAACATATGATTTTAAAAACAAAAAAGAAGAGTATCTTGGTGGTGCAATTGGACCGGGAGTGCGACTTAGATATGAGAGTCTTCATAATTATACAGCAAAACTACCGTTGTTACAGGTAACTGATCCAAAAAATTATATAGGAAACAGTACAGAAGAGGCAATACATTCGGGAGTAGTTTTTGGAATTTTGCATGAAATTGATGGAGTAATTGAAGAATATTGCAACATTTATACTGATTTAACAGTTATTTTAACTGGTGGAGATGCACATTTTTTGTCTAAAAGATTAAAAAATAGCATATTTGCCACTTCTAATTTTTTGTTGGAGGGATTAAACCGCATTTTAGCTTTTAATAATAGTAAATGA
- a CDS encoding T9SS type A sorting domain-containing protein — MIKKVLFFLILLFTLTIQGQGQSGPGFDYLIEVNIDIVDADRYTLYVSNPISDELYRDEYVGFKFIICNENNITPPYFKVQYDFFNQNSRASVVHIDGAQDPIITIPPPPTRTPSTANCYEFIPDHHYLQFNLISNDYALEMTSEYFWSNLPDPKYYPITSSIYKEIIVKDPAPDLEVFPVNAELIIGDGILGQIQSTCVVSNVGKKISPQTVINHYISTDTIIDKQDIFLSSREISSLEPAQSQEVRIGYRHLQNNMKPEVEYYLLYSVDPGNMILELNESNNVSYLPLSGNKLLQKSIQLYPNPARNEISISEIPEKIQIYDMYGLLIGEKKYSDRDSNMKTVYTHDISKLNSGMYYFHIYKGKQRIIKTFVKE; from the coding sequence ATGATCAAAAAGGTACTTTTTTTTCTCATACTTTTATTTACATTAACTATTCAAGGGCAAGGTCAATCTGGCCCTGGTTTCGATTATTTAATAGAAGTTAATATTGATATAGTAGACGCGGATAGATATACATTATATGTATCTAACCCTATATCCGATGAATTATATCGTGATGAATATGTAGGGTTTAAATTTATAATATGTAATGAGAACAATATAACCCCACCTTATTTTAAGGTGCAATATGATTTTTTTAATCAAAATTCCAGGGCATCTGTTGTACATATTGATGGGGCGCAAGATCCTATAATAACCATTCCGCCGCCTCCAACAAGAACACCTTCTACTGCCAATTGTTATGAGTTTATTCCAGATCATCATTACCTTCAATTTAATCTAATTAGTAATGATTATGCTTTAGAAATGACTTCAGAATACTTTTGGAGTAATTTACCCGACCCAAAATATTATCCAATTACAAGCTCTATATATAAAGAGATTATTGTTAAAGACCCTGCACCTGACCTTGAGGTGTTTCCGGTTAATGCTGAGTTAATTATTGGTGATGGTATTTTGGGGCAAATACAATCTACTTGTGTTGTTAGTAATGTTGGTAAGAAAATTTCACCTCAGACTGTGATCAATCATTATATTTCTACAGATACTATTATCGATAAACAAGATATTTTTTTAAGTAGTAGAGAGATTTCTTCTTTAGAACCAGCACAAAGTCAGGAAGTAAGAATAGGGTATCGTCATTTACAAAATAATATGAAACCAGAAGTTGAATACTATCTGTTATACAGTGTAGATCCAGGCAATATGATATTAGAATTGAATGAATCAAATAATGTTTCATACTTGCCTCTTTCGGGTAATAAGCTTTTACAAAAATCGATACAATTGTACCCTAATCCTGCTAGGAATGAAATATCAATCTCTGAGATCCCAGAAAAGATACAGATATATGATATGTATGGTTTGTTAATTGGTGAGAAAAAATATAGCGATAGGGATTCTAATATGAAAACGGTATACACACATGATATTTCAAAACTTAACTCTGGGATGTATTATTTCCATATCTACAAGGGTAAACAAAGGATTATTAAAACTTTTGTCAAAGAATAA
- a CDS encoding tetratricopeptide repeat protein — translation MNTKVLFIIATGLVLSTTKVSAQATDCATTASIAYEHAKVKNYTAAEEPLWKVRKECPTYSVATYQFGQKLLVAKYKKASAAEKSTLANEIITLWKERFQYFPAKTKIGDMHSDIGQLMYDNKIGTKESQFVEFDKAYTKDKKNFKRPKKLYTYFSLFVDLHGEGKKELQEVFDLYDDITEKIENEESRLAKIIAGLTEKEEAGTTLSSKEKRKLKNSGINLTAFSKVKAGINQKLGELADCKNLIPLYAGQFESKKTDVSWLKGAAGRMSGKDCTGDPLFFKLVEALHKAEPSAKTAYYLGILAQKDRKMTTARKYYDQAAEMEEKPRDKAKVYFKIAEMLKKQGAKGKARSYYRKTLKHRPSMGVCYLRIASMIASSANSCGADVFSKRAVYWLAENYARRAGKVDPSLRSTANKFAANYRAKAPSKTDIFNNPEKKSISIGCWIGETVRVPKL, via the coding sequence ATGAATACTAAAGTTTTATTTATAATAGCAACAGGATTAGTTTTAAGTACTACGAAAGTAAGTGCTCAGGCTACAGACTGTGCAACTACAGCATCCATCGCTTATGAGCATGCTAAGGTAAAGAATTATACTGCTGCAGAGGAACCTCTGTGGAAAGTAAGAAAAGAATGTCCTACATATAGCGTCGCAACATATCAATTTGGACAAAAATTGTTAGTAGCTAAGTATAAAAAAGCTTCTGCTGCAGAGAAATCTACTCTTGCAAATGAAATCATTACATTATGGAAAGAGCGTTTTCAATACTTCCCGGCAAAAACTAAAATTGGGGATATGCATTCTGATATAGGTCAGTTAATGTATGATAACAAAATAGGAACCAAAGAAAGTCAGTTTGTAGAGTTTGATAAAGCATATACAAAAGATAAGAAAAACTTTAAAAGACCTAAGAAATTATATACCTATTTCTCTCTTTTTGTAGATCTTCATGGTGAAGGAAAAAAAGAACTTCAGGAAGTTTTTGATCTATATGATGATATTACAGAAAAGATAGAAAATGAAGAAAGTAGATTGGCAAAAATAATAGCAGGTCTTACAGAAAAAGAAGAAGCAGGGACTACATTATCGTCTAAAGAAAAAAGAAAACTGAAAAATTCTGGAATCAACTTAACTGCTTTTAGTAAGGTAAAAGCAGGAATTAACCAGAAACTTGGAGAGTTAGCTGATTGTAAAAATCTAATACCTCTTTATGCTGGGCAGTTTGAGTCTAAAAAAACAGATGTTAGCTGGTTAAAAGGTGCTGCAGGAAGAATGTCGGGAAAAGACTGTACAGGAGATCCACTGTTCTTTAAACTGGTTGAGGCTTTACACAAAGCAGAACCATCAGCAAAAACAGCATATTATTTAGGGATCTTAGCACAAAAAGATAGAAAAATGACTACAGCAAGGAAATACTATGACCAAGCTGCAGAAATGGAAGAAAAACCTAGAGATAAGGCTAAAGTATATTTCAAAATTGCAGAAATGCTTAAAAAGCAGGGAGCAAAGGGTAAAGCTAGATCCTATTATAGAAAAACACTTAAGCATAGACCATCTATGGGAGTTTGTTATCTTAGAATTGCAAGTATGATAGCAAGTAGTGCAAATAGTTGTGGAGCTGATGTGTTTAGTAAAAGAGCAGTATATTGGTTGGCAGAAAACTATGCTAGAAGAGCAGGAAAAGTAGATCCAAGTTTAAGATCTACCGCAAATAAGTTTGCAGCTAACTATCGTGCTAAAGCACCATCAAAAACTGATATCTTTAATAACCCAGAAAAAAAATCTATAAGTATTGGATGCTGGATTGGTGAAACGGTTAGAGTGCCAAAGCTATAA
- a CDS encoding helix-turn-helix domain-containing protein, which translates to MIRKYSFLGYLLILFVFAQQLRGQVKRPNGAQDSLDFDELKEIIAEQQEDSLKLKIAQGSLDKAINRLDTLRMADAYYFLSKLSRSNQLRYADSLIAITKNKNYERYPALGYLRKGNMRYEEGNYKEALELYLIASKSAKENGNELLYLKLKFNIGLLKNTAGEREEAQAIFLEYLSFLDQNPKFKTSSTYNRVLFALTDSYIYSNQFKLAEDYIDKGIREALKTNDISIYSNFVVYSGMYEYFSKNYNQAIDSLEKGKNLIQKSDEVKTRIAICDYYIARSYQDQGMAEQSIQYFRNVDRILKETEDVIPELIDTYDYLIADSKSKKNLEKQIEYINTLLRLDSIRHANQIYLTKNINERYDTVELISEKEKLIDQLQRDKFLKEETITILIVFLVVLIILATYGFRKSYVNKKRFLRLLEDQKTKEHNLLDFVDINTNISKKQDIDIPKDVVETVLKKLHNFENSVKFSKKHYTLNSLAKELNTNSAYLSKIINVYKNVNFANYLNNLRIDFAVDELTSNKSLRSYTIKAIAEEVGFKNAQSFSSAFYKKTGIYPSYFIKHLEV; encoded by the coding sequence ATGATCAGGAAGTATTCATTTTTAGGTTATCTGCTAATTTTATTTGTTTTTGCGCAGCAATTACGCGGACAGGTTAAAAGGCCTAATGGTGCTCAGGATTCACTAGATTTTGATGAATTAAAAGAGATAATTGCAGAGCAACAAGAAGACTCCCTAAAATTAAAAATAGCACAGGGCTCTCTCGATAAAGCCATAAATCGATTAGATACATTGCGTATGGCCGATGCATATTATTTTTTATCCAAACTAAGTCGTTCTAATCAATTACGTTATGCAGATAGTCTTATTGCAATTACCAAGAATAAAAATTATGAAAGATATCCGGCATTGGGTTATTTACGCAAGGGTAATATGCGTTATGAAGAAGGAAACTATAAAGAGGCTTTAGAACTTTATCTCATAGCCTCAAAATCTGCAAAAGAAAATGGGAATGAGCTGTTATATCTAAAGTTGAAATTTAATATAGGATTATTAAAAAATACAGCTGGAGAAAGGGAAGAAGCTCAAGCTATTTTTTTGGAGTATTTAAGCTTTTTAGATCAAAACCCTAAATTTAAAACCTCAAGTACGTATAATAGAGTGCTATTTGCTCTTACTGATTCATACATTTATAGTAATCAATTTAAACTGGCCGAAGATTATATTGATAAAGGAATTCGGGAAGCATTAAAAACAAATGATATATCTATATATTCTAATTTTGTTGTGTATTCGGGGATGTATGAATATTTCTCTAAAAACTACAATCAGGCAATTGACAGCCTTGAAAAAGGAAAAAATTTAATACAAAAGTCTGATGAGGTAAAAACAAGAATTGCTATCTGTGATTATTATATTGCGCGTTCATATCAGGATCAGGGTATGGCAGAGCAGAGTATACAATATTTTAGAAATGTAGATCGTATTCTCAAAGAAACTGAAGATGTTATTCCTGAATTAATCGATACATATGATTATTTGATTGCTGATTCTAAATCAAAAAAAAATCTTGAAAAACAAATTGAATATATCAATACACTATTAAGATTAGATAGTATAAGACATGCTAATCAAATATATTTAACCAAAAACATTAACGAGAGATACGATACTGTAGAATTAATTTCTGAAAAAGAAAAATTAATAGATCAGTTGCAACGCGATAAATTCTTAAAAGAAGAAACGATAACTATTCTAATTGTATTTCTTGTTGTTTTGATCATACTTGCTACATATGGTTTTCGAAAAAGCTATGTAAATAAAAAACGTTTTTTAAGATTACTTGAAGATCAAAAAACCAAAGAGCATAATCTACTAGATTTTGTTGATATCAATACTAATATTTCAAAAAAACAAGATATAGATATCCCAAAAGATGTTGTCGAAACGGTATTAAAAAAGCTTCATAATTTTGAGAATTCGGTTAAATTTTCTAAAAAACATTATACGCTTAACTCATTAGCCAAAGAGCTAAATACAAATAGCGCATATTTATCAAAGATTATAAATGTGTATAAAAATGTGAACTTTGCAAATTATCTCAATAATTTAAGGATTGATTTTGCAGTAGATGAGCTTACATCTAATAAATCATTACGTTCCTATACCATTAAGGCTATTGCAGAAGAGGTAGGGTTTAAAAATGCACAATCGTTTTCTTCTGCATTTTATAAAAAAACAGGTATTTATCCATCCTATTTTATTAAACATTTAGAGGTATAA
- a CDS encoding lysoplasmalogenase, with protein sequence MSKKTRNQGIVVFVVAYIIIVICDLVCSSNEAYSDFRNITKPSILGSLIIFFLVHRKGLGISVFRLMILALLFSLAGDILLLFVVQSQLFFIAGLVMFLLAHIMYIFLFLKKHNKHKKNKIFLMLTVAYGAGLFYLLYPGLGDMLIPVMVYMIVILLMSNASYLREKRVSQMSFLMVFIGSLFFMISDSLLAFTMFYQPLPMSNVWIMTTYATAQLLIVCGVLRQKNQIF encoded by the coding sequence ATGAGCAAAAAAACACGAAACCAGGGGATTGTAGTATTTGTTGTAGCTTACATTATTATTGTGATATGTGATCTGGTTTGTAGTAGTAATGAAGCGTATTCGGATTTTAGAAATATTACAAAACCTTCAATTCTGGGTTCATTAATCATCTTTTTTTTGGTGCATAGAAAGGGACTGGGTATTTCTGTATTTAGATTAATGATATTGGCCTTGTTGTTTTCTTTGGCCGGAGATATACTACTTTTATTTGTTGTACAATCTCAACTTTTCTTTATTGCAGGTTTAGTTATGTTTTTGTTGGCACATATAATGTATATTTTCTTGTTTCTTAAAAAGCATAATAAGCACAAAAAAAACAAGATTTTTCTTATGCTAACTGTTGCTTATGGAGCAGGTTTGTTCTATTTGTTATATCCTGGGCTAGGAGATATGTTAATCCCTGTGATGGTGTATATGATCGTGATTTTGTTAATGTCAAATGCATCATATTTAAGAGAGAAACGAGTCTCCCAAATGAGTTTTCTTATGGTTTTTATAGGTTCCCTGTTTTTTATGATCTCTGATAGCCTTTTGGCATTTACAATGTTTTATCAGCCTTTGCCTATGAGTAACGTATGGATTATGACTACATATGCAACAGCTCAGCTTTTGATTGTTTGTGGTGTTTTAAGGCAAAAAAATCAAATTTTTTAA
- a CDS encoding hemolysin family protein, translating to MELHIIVIILSLILSAFFSGMEIAYVSSNKIHIEIEKKQGGFISNILARLTKKPSKFIATMLVGNNIALVVYGFYMGEILMKIIAGYFPEIVGSITLLLQTTISTLVILITAEFLPKVFFQIYSNTLLKAFSFPAYVFYVVFTPISSFVIWVSDFVLKKFLKTDGDQVQLAFSKTELGDYINEQMETIEEHDEIDSEIQIFQNALDFSDVKSREVMVPRTEIVGVEKLQSIEEVSTLFIDTGLSKIIVYNNTVDDIIGYVHSFELFKKPKSLRSILLPVVFVPETMFVKDVLNLLTKKHKSIAVVIDEYGGTSGIITVEDIVEELFGEIEDEHDSVELIEEQLSENDYRFSARIEVDHINESYKLNLPEDENYETLGGMIVNHTEEIPQQGEEVKIDGFKIKIIETSNTKIEIVELHVIPED from the coding sequence ATGGAATTACACATCATTGTTATTATTCTTTCCCTTATTCTTTCAGCTTTTTTTTCAGGTATGGAAATCGCCTATGTTTCTTCTAATAAAATACACATAGAGATTGAGAAAAAACAAGGAGGATTTATCTCAAATATCCTAGCTCGATTAACAAAAAAACCTTCCAAATTTATTGCAACAATGCTTGTAGGTAACAATATAGCATTGGTTGTATATGGGTTTTATATGGGCGAAATACTGATGAAAATAATAGCCGGATATTTTCCTGAAATAGTAGGTAGTATTACATTACTACTACAAACAACTATTTCGACTTTGGTGATTCTAATTACAGCAGAATTTTTACCTAAAGTATTCTTTCAGATTTATTCTAATACGTTACTCAAAGCCTTTTCATTTCCGGCATATGTTTTTTATGTTGTATTTACACCTATTTCATCATTTGTAATATGGGTTTCTGATTTTGTACTCAAAAAATTTCTGAAAACAGATGGAGATCAGGTTCAACTTGCTTTTAGTAAAACAGAACTAGGGGATTATATAAATGAGCAAATGGAAACTATCGAGGAGCATGACGAAATTGATAGCGAAATCCAGATTTTTCAGAATGCATTGGATTTTTCAGACGTTAAGTCGAGAGAAGTAATGGTTCCCAGAACAGAGATAGTAGGCGTAGAGAAATTACAATCAATAGAAGAAGTAAGTACCTTATTTATAGATACAGGTCTGTCAAAAATAATTGTGTATAACAATACTGTAGACGATATCATTGGGTATGTACACTCTTTCGAGTTATTTAAAAAACCTAAATCGTTAAGATCAATTCTTTTGCCAGTGGTTTTTGTGCCAGAAACAATGTTTGTTAAAGATGTACTTAATCTTCTTACCAAAAAACATAAAAGTATAGCAGTGGTGATCGATGAGTATGGAGGTACCAGTGGTATTATTACAGTAGAAGATATTGTAGAAGAGCTTTTTGGCGAAATTGAAGACGAACATGATTCTGTAGAACTTATCGAAGAACAATTGTCAGAAAATGATTATCGATTTTCTGCAAGAATAGAAGTAGATCATATCAACGAGTCCTATAAATTAAACCTTCCGGAAGATGAAAATTATGAAACATTGGGAGGGATGATTGTAAACCATACCGAAGAAATTCCTCAACAAGGAGAAGAAGTGAAAATAGATGGTTTCAAAATTAAAATTATAGAGACTTCTAATACCAAAATTGAGATTGTAGAATTACATGTGATACCAGAGGATTAA
- a CDS encoding peptidylprolyl isomerase: MAVLNKIRQRSVFLIVIIALALFSFVLADLIRNGGAISQKAENTIATINGKDIDRTEFARKVELASRSFGGGTSSIQAVNYVWNQELRETVFEEQFEELNIRVGEDQVNQLLEESLANNPTFLNEAGVFDKAKMQEYVANVKATSPQAYQQWLDFEVSVSKGAREQTYLNMIKAGVGSTLKEGELAYKMENDNVDIKYVQLPFSSIEDTEVEVTDAEIKAYIDAHKDQYKAEASRSIRYVLFNEVPSQEDEDQIKAEVAALLDDKVEFNEVTKTNDSVLGFKNIDVKDAEEFVNQNSAVKFDSGFKFKKDLPTTEADTIYNLGIGDVYGPYKDGDYIKISKVVAQKQMPDSVKASHILVSWAGLGTAGDIKRTKEEAKTLADSIIAVTQADNTKFSALATQFSADTSSKDKGGDLGYFSPGRMVPAFNDYCFENKTGDQGIIETQFGYHIINIEDQKNEQKAIKVATVAQKVEPSEKND, encoded by the coding sequence ATGGCAGTTTTAAATAAAATCAGACAGCGTTCGGTTTTTCTAATTGTAATCATTGCACTAGCACTTTTCTCTTTTGTGTTAGCAGATTTGATTCGTAATGGAGGGGCTATTTCCCAGAAAGCTGAAAATACAATTGCAACAATAAACGGAAAAGATATTGATCGAACAGAGTTTGCTAGAAAAGTAGAACTAGCATCAAGAAGTTTCGGAGGAGGAACATCAAGTATCCAAGCTGTAAATTATGTATGGAATCAAGAATTGAGAGAAACAGTTTTTGAAGAGCAATTCGAAGAACTAAATATTAGAGTAGGAGAAGATCAGGTAAACCAGTTGTTAGAAGAGTCATTAGCAAATAACCCAACGTTTTTGAATGAAGCCGGAGTTTTTGATAAAGCCAAAATGCAAGAATATGTTGCTAATGTAAAAGCTACTTCGCCACAAGCATATCAACAATGGTTGGATTTTGAGGTTTCTGTTAGTAAAGGTGCTAGAGAGCAAACTTATCTTAATATGATTAAGGCTGGTGTAGGATCTACATTAAAAGAAGGAGAGCTGGCTTATAAAATGGAAAATGATAATGTAGATATCAAATATGTACAGCTTCCATTCTCTAGTATTGAAGATACAGAAGTAGAAGTGACGGATGCAGAAATTAAAGCATATATCGATGCTCATAAAGATCAATATAAGGCAGAAGCTTCGAGAAGTATACGTTATGTGTTATTTAATGAAGTTCCTAGTCAAGAAGATGAAGATCAAATAAAAGCAGAAGTAGCTGCATTATTAGACGATAAAGTAGAGTTTAATGAAGTAACTAAAACGAATGACTCGGTTTTAGGATTCAAAAACATTGATGTAAAAGATGCAGAAGAGTTTGTAAATCAAAATTCTGCTGTAAAATTTGATAGTGGATTTAAGTTTAAAAAAGATTTACCAACTACAGAAGCAGATACGATTTATAATCTTGGTATAGGAGACGTATATGGCCCATATAAAGATGGAGATTATATTAAAATTTCAAAAGTAGTTGCGCAAAAGCAAATGCCAGACTCGGTTAAAGCAAGTCATATTTTAGTTTCTTGGGCTGGATTAGGCACTGCAGGTGATATAAAACGAACTAAAGAAGAAGCAAAGACCTTAGCAGATAGTATTATTGCAGTAACCCAAGCAGATAATACAAAATTCTCAGCGCTGGCAACACAATTCTCTGCAGATACTTCTAGTAAAGATAAAGGAGGAGATCTTGGGTATTTCTCACCAGGTAGAATGGTTCCTGCTTTTAATGATTATTGTTTCGAAAACAAAACTGGAGATCAGGGAATTATAGAAACGCAATTTGGATATCATATTATAAATATAGAAGATCAAAAAAATGAGCAAAAAGCTATAAAAGTAGCTACAGTAGCTCAAAAGGTTGAGCCAAGTGAAAAAAACGATTAA
- the lptC gene encoding LPS export ABC transporter periplasmic protein LptC, which translates to MNIVTVFAVTMFFSCQSTSKNDLGDLVIEDAPIAEGYEINLKYTDSGRLTAILKTSKILDYSNKSFVYHEFPEGIVLDIIDKEGKVSVVTSDYAISYQQTGLIDMRGNVDIQTADSTHLQAKQLYWDQNINWIFTDQPYKSYLPDGTINEADGFDANQDFTILNSRINDGVMFIEE; encoded by the coding sequence ATGAACATTGTCACAGTATTTGCTGTGACAATGTTTTTTTCATGTCAATCAACATCAAAAAATGATCTGGGAGATTTAGTTATAGAAGATGCTCCTATTGCAGAGGGGTATGAGATAAATCTTAAATATACAGATTCAGGAAGGCTTACAGCAATACTTAAAACATCAAAAATATTAGATTATTCTAACAAATCTTTTGTGTACCATGAATTCCCAGAAGGTATCGTGTTAGATATCATTGATAAAGAAGGAAAAGTAAGTGTAGTTACTTCAGATTATGCAATTTCTTACCAGCAAACGGGTCTAATCGATATGAGAGGTAATGTAGATATACAAACTGCCGATAGTACTCATTTACAAGCCAAACAGTTATATTGGGATCAAAATATTAATTGGATATTCACAGACCAACCCTATAAAAGTTATTTGCCAGATGGGACAATTAATGAAGCAGATGGTTTTGATGCTAATCAGGATTTTACTATCTTGAATTCAAGAATAAATGATGGGGTAATGTTTATAGAGGAGTAA
- a CDS encoding peptidyl-prolyl cis-trans isomerase codes for MKKTINAIFTETTKFQISARDKDFEEVSKENELTVRPVNKIKELDENIPGLGARRAVVQWAFNEESKVGEIKRFDIPEGYAVVQLTEKEDEGSMKVEDASLTIKPILVNKKKAEKLKSKISGSALDAIAQGQGQTVKIASALTMKTPTISGAGTEPKVVGTAFALEPGKVSGPIVGNNGVYVIEVTKKTPASGLDTYMSYASQVSKAQTGAVNTKVFEALKEAAEIEDKRSKFY; via the coding sequence GTGAAAAAAACGATTAATGCTATTTTTACAGAAACAACCAAGTTTCAGATTTCGGCTAGAGACAAAGATTTTGAGGAAGTTTCTAAAGAAAATGAATTAACAGTACGACCTGTAAATAAAATCAAAGAATTAGATGAGAATATCCCTGGATTAGGAGCTAGAAGAGCAGTTGTGCAATGGGCTTTTAATGAAGAATCTAAAGTAGGTGAAATAAAACGTTTTGATATCCCTGAAGGATATGCGGTAGTTCAATTAACTGAAAAAGAAGATGAGGGATCAATGAAAGTAGAAGATGCAAGTTTAACTATAAAACCTATCTTAGTTAATAAAAAGAAAGCAGAAAAATTAAAAAGTAAAATTTCTGGTAGCGCACTAGATGCAATTGCTCAAGGTCAAGGGCAAACTGTAAAAATCGCTTCTGCATTAACTATGAAAACTCCAACTATTAGCGGAGCAGGAACAGAGCCAAAAGTAGTGGGGACAGCCTTTGCTTTAGAACCAGGAAAAGTATCTGGTCCTATTGTTGGTAATAACGGAGTATATGTTATAGAAGTAACTAAGAAAACACCAGCTAGTGGTTTAGATACATATATGAGTTATGCATCACAAGTTTCCAAAGCTCAGACAGGAGCAGTGAATACCAAAGTTTTTGAAGCGCTTAAAGAAGCTGCAGAAATAGAAGATAAGAGATCTAAATTCTACTAA